In one window of Amblyomma americanum isolate KBUSLIRL-KWMA chromosome 9, ASM5285725v1, whole genome shotgun sequence DNA:
- the LOC144104426 gene encoding venom metalloproteinase antarease-like TserMP_B isoform X2, giving the protein MNQTEERRIPGLENPQPEARRYGEPIIPEITIFADVPFSKFFSYIELKVQRYIAVMITCVNMRFSSIKDPFVWIRPTYIVMLTAATETYMELSGYEYVYDHLTLENIPKKLNHAIRHYYKETDLTMTLTARELIDSSGGTFVAGYAMVGEACTIHKVGITEDNPGTYSGIETLAHEIAHVLGAKHDGDPPIYHIPNHPGAYSCPSYEGYIMSYVFKDEKQFRFSTCTLHQIEFMAQIHLNARFTATSGTAFPTGYTTHPTDFLAVAEPKASVLWAFARDGPT; this is encoded by the exons ATGAACCAGACAGAAGAACGCAGAATCCCAGGATTGGAGAATCCACAGC CTGAAGCGAGAAGATATGGGGAGCCAATTATTCCTGAGATCACAATCTTCGCCGATGTACCATTTTCCAAATTCTTCAGCTACATCGAGCTTAAAGTGCAGCGTTATATCGCTGTAATGATAACATGC GTGAACATGAGGTTCAGCAGTATTAAAGATCCCTTTGTCTGGATAAGACCAACCTACATTGTTATGCTCACT GCAGCTACAGAAACTTACATGGAACTTTCAGGGTACGAATATGTATATGACCACTTGACTTTGGAAAACATTCCGAAGAAGTTGAACCATGCTATTCGTCACTACTACAAAGAAACGGACTTGACTATGACCCTGACGGC CCGGGAGCTCATCGACAGCAGTGGTGGGACATTTGTAGCAG GTTACGCCATGGTTGGAGAAGCATGCACCATACACAAAGTCGGCATCACTGAAGACAACCCGGGCACCTACTCAGGCATTGAGACCCTCGCTCACGAAATAGCGCACGT GCTTGGCGCCAAGCACGATGGCGATCCACCCATTTACCACATTCCCAACCATCCGGGAGCCTACTCGTGCCCTTCGTACGAGGGCTACATCATGAGCTACGTCTTCAAAGACGAGAAGCAGTTCCGGTTCTCGACCTGCACGCTCCACCAGATCGAGTTCATGGCACA GATTCACCTAAATGCAAGGTTCACTGCCACGAGCGGAACAGCTTTTCCTACTGGATACACAACACACCCGACGGATTTCCTTGCAGTGGCAGAGCCAAAGGC GTCTGTATTATGGGCGTTTGCGCGCGACGGCCCGACATAA
- the LOC144104426 gene encoding venom metalloproteinase antarease-like TserMP_B isoform X1: protein MNQTEERRIPGLENPQPEARRYGEPIIPEITIFADVPFSKFFSYIELKVQRYIAVMITCVNMRFSSIKDPFVWIRPTYIVMLTAATETYMELSGYEYVYDHLTLENIPKKLNHAIRHYYKETDLTMTLTARELIDSSGGTFVAGYAMVGEACTIHKVGITEDNPGTYSGIETLAHEIAHVLGAKHDGDPPIYHIPNHPGAYSCPSYEGYIMSYVFKDEKQFRFSTCTLHQIEFMAHYKGRECLLKINVRKKIAHTFKLPSQMITLDNYCKRVNKKKGPLEYRPSYDSPKCKVHCHERNSFSYWIHNTPDGFPCSGRAKGVCIMGVCARRPDIRWMYKSAYGRVPGGVV, encoded by the exons ATGAACCAGACAGAAGAACGCAGAATCCCAGGATTGGAGAATCCACAGC CTGAAGCGAGAAGATATGGGGAGCCAATTATTCCTGAGATCACAATCTTCGCCGATGTACCATTTTCCAAATTCTTCAGCTACATCGAGCTTAAAGTGCAGCGTTATATCGCTGTAATGATAACATGC GTGAACATGAGGTTCAGCAGTATTAAAGATCCCTTTGTCTGGATAAGACCAACCTACATTGTTATGCTCACT GCAGCTACAGAAACTTACATGGAACTTTCAGGGTACGAATATGTATATGACCACTTGACTTTGGAAAACATTCCGAAGAAGTTGAACCATGCTATTCGTCACTACTACAAAGAAACGGACTTGACTATGACCCTGACGGC CCGGGAGCTCATCGACAGCAGTGGTGGGACATTTGTAGCAG GTTACGCCATGGTTGGAGAAGCATGCACCATACACAAAGTCGGCATCACTGAAGACAACCCGGGCACCTACTCAGGCATTGAGACCCTCGCTCACGAAATAGCGCACGT GCTTGGCGCCAAGCACGATGGCGATCCACCCATTTACCACATTCCCAACCATCCGGGAGCCTACTCGTGCCCTTCGTACGAGGGCTACATCATGAGCTACGTCTTCAAAGACGAGAAGCAGTTCCGGTTCTCGACCTGCACGCTCCACCAGATCGAGTTCATGGCACA tTACAAAGGCCGAGAATGCCTGCTCAAGATCAACGTGCGCAAGAAGATAGCGCATACGTTCAAACTTCCTTCGCAAATGATAACGCTGGATAATTATTGCAAGCGCGTCAATAAGAAAAAGGGACCGCTGGAGTACAGACCGTCATAC GATTCACCTAAATGCAAGGTTCACTGCCACGAGCGGAACAGCTTTTCCTACTGGATACACAACACACCCGACGGATTTCCTTGCAGTGGCAGAGCCAAAGGC GTCTGTATTATGGGCGTTTGCGCGCGACGGCCCGACATAAGATGGATGTACAAAAGTGCCTACGGGCGCGTGCCTGGTGGCGTCGTATGA